From the genome of Chanos chanos chromosome 5, fChaCha1.1, whole genome shotgun sequence, one region includes:
- the bahcc1b gene encoding BAH and coiled-coil domain-containing protein 1, translating into MESRDFAPPAHLIAERGALVHRSAAGIAPTGHSSVQHPGHHFQPGKYYTSHIPMPPQPGTGLMGSSSASFMGSFLTSSLATPPSAPPTSPPSPSFRGGPHASQSQIWFPHSHEAPRYPRFSGSLAPSFLPISPLDHRGNGSVLYGQHRFYDTQKDFYFRGLSSQPHLLATNHSLPPLSRSTPGGGACLSHRSSSETVAGAAGGKEKERGKQEQSKERQHHAPPPTSASQSHHNFHPHHHHHHHHHHHHHHHPQDKEHPPPLDRPSDELSSCRVSSKAQGRDSGPRGSLPSCVGPGGVGDPGGGFSARCCKETGVSGDMRISESSPGCLHHSTALLGHSPHAVSYSIPPPPVPPLGGAWLHHPHRHHGHADLYCPPPPHPGPLTSMPSAQDKCHAAVSKVTGPTFVPSVMPLGDKTTAHFQLGNSHCHGVGGGVKEAKTPENNSSSRTVPPPPPPPPPTTAPPPPLSSCQRKSAHTYGKAEKGSDWTSRNDHLTNQSHSSGSCNLEALESAMETDVCCPSLPQGAKSCQYTTTTPPFRDCSHSGPPNRTPPDGKGSGVGVAVGDEGGCALQRVARIRHQQHEVVPSGSGQEERRKAETASKGQSGHHQTGTEAQHKPYETFGRAPTGLRPVQGGTAPPQGAENNAMKNLLKYGSHQQPLVLSQRSPFGGLGSLRQGTTRREVNGRKEKDRGGADCTAQEGKQATPTKNPSSSGEGERSDRAGRDSGEGPGQGEGEVKQPPVGIAVALARQREPPCHPADRHGHPPLSRRSRAMPCMKGAGRSVFPLDGSIEEERSRLSEEQLDRERDLLLRENKERVEFARIHPTSSCHGDLTPHLIVSGGSQLGADPSPHAHPAHHHWMPQAGSPSLWMAGPSYSLGHAALHQNLAPGFSSAMPSALQPVLSLPQDPSAALVVLPTEPAAHPASHHIEVMEQSGLWPAVYGSRVPGPHMQHPAVYSRSQFLRQQELYAIQQHRAAHAMEITQRHTQAQRKAEDPPIDLEDPSPPSEPRTPKTTKPVPFTAPSKTPPSPEAFPAHPSPCCRSPAQPPHLKSTPYPAPSPAVAAPRSPALSPSAPPHLPKAAESLDKRGEGQPPHDYPQSLEPDLPPEYTYPTITTSYEGGSSPQDTRLDEEVGPNGPAPLSHPLSSLDSGPVCQETESVLHGPVDEEVREDVMESLGKERNEEADEEERGVGRSPACSLKVSLSAGQISCPSSSLCPDPVDPQSDSTVASCQINQTGVATETAPVPEEEEQQEEEIAESLHRPGPTQGGQSTEEDNGTREEECASPRVANMVDPPPSPQPGVVGTRYPGTCIWSLELLIAAALCASRDAHVCVPAALPTFANPPHTGIEMLSELAELERQQQKEGSSAPYERV; encoded by the exons CACCCA ggtACCCCCGCTTTTCAGGCAGTCTTGCGCCCTCATTCCTTCCCATAAGCCCCCTAGATCACCGAGGTAACGGAAGCGTTCTCTACGGACAGCACCGATTCTATGACACTCAGAAAG aTTTCTATTTCAGGGGCCTGTCATCCCAGCCTCACCTGCTTGCAACCAATCACAGCTTGCCTCCTCTTTCTCGCTCCACCCCTGGGGGCGGGGCCTGCCTCTCCCACAGGAGCTCCAGTGAGACAGTTGCAGGGGCGgctggaggaaaagaaaaagaaaggggcaAACAGGAGCAGTCAAAGGAGCGTCAACACCATGCGCCTCCACCCACGTCAGCCTCCCAGTCCCACCACAACTTCCAccctcatcaccatcaccatcatcatcatcatcatcatcatcaccatcaccctCAAGACAAAGAGCATCCACCCCCCTTGGACAGGCCGAGTGATGAGCTCAGCTCCTGTCGGGTCAGCAGTAAAGCCCAGGGCAGAGACTCAGGGCCCAGGGGCTCTTTGCCCAGCTGTGTGGGGCCTGGTGGAGTGGGGGATCCAGGTGGAGGTTTCTCAGCGCGGTGCTGTAAGGAGACCGGCGTGAGCGGAGACATGCGCATCAGCGAGTCGTCTCCCGGGTGCCTGCATCACTCCACCGCCCTGCTTGGCCACTCCCCCCACGCGGTGTCCTACtccatcccccctccccctgtccCGCCCCTGGGCGGAGCCTGGCTCCATCACCCGCACCGCCACCACGGGCACGCCGACCTGTACTGTCCGCCGCCTCCTCACCCTGGCCCCCTGACCTCCATGCCCTCTGCCCAGGACAAATGCCACGCAGCCGTGTCCAAAGTGACGGGCCCCACGTTTGTGCCCTCTGTCATGCCACTCGGCGACAAAACCACCGCCCACTTTCAGTTAGGGAACAGCCACTGCCacggggtggggggcggggtcAAGGAGGCCAAAACACCGGAGAACAACAGCAGCAGTCGCACAGtgcctcctcctccacctccacctcctcctacGACCGCACCCCCTCCACCTCTTAGCTCCTGCCAAAGAAAATCCGCCCACACATACGGGAAGGCGGAGAAAGGTTCCGATTGGACGTCCCGGAACGAtcatctgaccaatcagagccaCTCGTCTGGTTCCTGTAATCTGGAAGCATTAGAGAGCGCCATGGAAACAGACGTGTGCTGTCCGTCGCTGCCCCAAGGTGCCAAGAGCTGCCAGTATACCACCACTACCCCGCCCTTCAGGGACTGCTCTCACTCAGGTCCTCCTAACAGAACGCCCCCTGACGGCAAAGGCAGCGgagttggtgttgctgttggtgACGAGGGTGGGTGTGCCCTCCAGAGGGTCGCTAGGATACGTCACCAGCAACACGAGGTTGTGCCCAGCGGCAGCgggcaggaggagaggaggaaagcaGAGACGGCATCAAAGGGGCAAAGCGGGCACCACCAGACAGGCACTGAAGCACAACATAAACCATATGAGACCTTCGGGAGAGCGCCGACCGGACTCCGTCCGGTGCAGGGGGGCACTGCGCCCCCCCAGGGAGCTGAAAACAATGCCATGAAGAACCTGCTGAAGTATGGCAGCCATCAGCAACCCCTGGTCCTCTCTCAGAGGAGCCCCTTTGGAGGCCTGGGCTCCTTAAGACAGGGGACGACCCGCAGGGAGGTGAATGGGAGGAAGGAGAAAGATAGAGGAGGTGCTGACTGCACTGCGCAGGAGGGCAAACAAGCCACGCCTACCAAGAACCCCTCGTCGTCCGGAGAGGGCGAGCGTTCAGACAGGGCGGGTCGGGATTCGGGGGAGGGGCccgggcagggggagggggaggtgaAGCAGCCACCCGTTGGCATCGCAGTGGCGCTGGCACGGCAGAGGGAACCTCCGTGCCACCCAGCAGACAGACACGGGCACCCCCCTCTCTCACGCAGGAGCAGAGCCATGCCCTGCATGAAGG GAGCAGGGAGGTCAGTGTTCCCACTGGATGGGAGCatagaagaggagaggagtagatTGAGTGAGGAACAgctggacagagaaagagacctcCTTCTCAG GGAGAACAAAGAGAGGGTCGAATTTGCCCGGATCCACCCCACCAGCAGTTGTCACGGTGACCTCACCCCTCACCTCATCGTGTCTGGCGGCAGCCAGTTAGGTGCTGACCCGTCCCCGCATGCCCACCCCGCCCATCACCATTGGATGCCACAAGCAGGAAGTCCCTCCCTATGGATGGCAGGACCCTCCTACA gtcttGGGCACGCTGCACTGCACCAGAACTTGGCGCCTGGTTTCTCCTCAGCCATGCCCAGTGCTCTACAGCCTGTCCTGTCTCTGCCTCAGGACCCGTCAGCTGCCTTGGTGGTCCTGCCCACAGAGCCAGCCGCTCACCCCGCCAGCCATCACATCG aagTGATGGAGCAGTCTGGGTTGTGGCCTGCTGTGTACGGGTCCCGTGTCCCTGGTCCCCACATGCAGCACCCTGCTGTGTACTCCCGCTCTCAGTTCCTACGGCAACAGGAGCTTTATGCCATCCAGCAGCACCGAGCAGCACACGCCATGGAgattacacagagacacacacaagcacag AGGAAGGCTGAAGACCCCCCCATCGATCTGGAGGACCCATCTCCCCCCTCTGAGCCTCGGACTCCCAAAACAACGAAGCCCGTCCCCTTCACCGCGCCCTCCAAAACCCCGCCCTCCCCGGAGGCTTTCCCCGCCCACCCCTCCCCCTGCTGCCGTTCGCCAGCGCAGCCCCCCCACCTGAAGAGCACGCCTTATCCCGCCCCGAGCCCCGCCGTGGCCGCCCCCCGATCCCCTGCCCTGAGCCCCTCCgcccctccccacctcccaaAAGCCGCAGAGTCCCTggacaagagaggagagggtcAGCCCCCCCATGACTACCCCCAGTCTCTGGAGCCTG ACCTCCCACCTGAATACACCTACCCCACCATAACCACAAGCTACGAGGGAGGCTCCTCTCCACAGGATACTCGACTGGACGAGGAGGTGGGGCCTAATGGACCCGCCCCCTTGTCACACCCACTTTCCAGCTTGGACAGTGGTCCTGTGTGCCAGGAGACGGAGTCTGTTCTCCACGGACCTGTTGATGAGGAAGTGAGGGAGGATGTGATGGAAAGtttggggaaagagagaaatgaagaagcggatgaggaggagagaggagtaggCCGCTCTCCCGCCTGCTCCTTAAAGGTCTCTCTTTCCGCGGGCCAAATCTCCTGCccgtcctcctctctctgtccagaccCCGTTGACCCCCAGTCAGACTCCACGGTCGCGTCCTGCCAAATCAACCAAACCGGCGTTGCCACGGAAACGGCTCCGGTTCccgaggaagaggagcagcagGAAGAAGAGATAGCGGAGTCTCTGCACCGACCCGGCCCGACCCAGGGCGGTCAGTCCACTGAGGAAGACAACGGTacgagagaggaagagtgtgccTCACCCCGTGTCGCAAACATGGTGGATCCACCCCCCTCTCCGCAGCCTGGTGTGGTGGGCACGAGGTACCCGGGCACCTGTATCTGGAGCCTCGAGCTGTTAATCGCAGCGGCACTCTGTGCCAGCCGTGATGCCCACGTGTGTGTGCCCGCCGCTCTGCCAACGTTTGCCaatccaccacacacaggcatagaGATGCTGAGTGAACTGGCTGAGCTGGAGAGACAACAGCAGAAGGAGg GGTCCAGTGCTCCttatgagagagtgtga